Proteins from one Canis lupus familiaris isolate Mischka breed German Shepherd chromosome 26, alternate assembly UU_Cfam_GSD_1.0, whole genome shotgun sequence genomic window:
- the LOC119877615 gene encoding putative PRAME family member 26 isoform X2, with amino-acid sequence MPFNSLIGILKILNLDFIQELEVFDWFWALSEQSLFATQLGRICNQQGLKLACYHWAFSSEPEQPSSSCQQSYQVLMWSPFHQRNCVGGVGREPRSHLQEPLHSLEIRSCTWASPTCLRTFHTASLKKLDLSGDNLSYMVPGPLETLLEEVSGTPQHLYLKHCQLKDADQAAEAVGDHAVELPLWLLQLQRGGSGVEGSGSSPGAPGFLGGSVLSFLFFIFIFHFLFCVCVCVCVCLCVCVFCVCVVFFFCALLPQLQASARFRHPFVPVSWACDRDSRSPALGELFFSSACPSGHSLVFFFWSLLLGRRKLGGSLGGSEV; translated from the exons ATGCCTTTTAATAGCCTTATAGGGATCCTGAAAATCCTGAACCTAGATTTCATTCAGGAGCTGGAGGTGTTTGACTGGTTCTGGGCACTGTCTGAGCAGAGCCTGTTTGCCACCCAGCTGGGCAGGATCTGCAACCAGCAAGGCCTCAAGCTGGCCTGCTACCACTGGGCCTTCTCCTCTGAGCCTGAGCAGCCCTCCAG CTCCTGTCAGCAGTCCTACCAGGTACTAATGTGGTCTCCATTTCACCAGAGAAACTGTGTCGGGGGTGTTGGAAGAGAACCTAGGAG TCACCTGCAGGAGCCACTGCACTCCCTGGAGATCCGCTCCTGTACGTGGGCATCACCTACTTGTCTCAGAACTTTTCACACCGCCTCCCTGAAGAAGCTGGATCTGAGTGGTGACAACCTGTCGTACATGGTCCCTGGGCCCTTGGAGACTCTGCTGGAGGAGGTCTCGGGGACACCGCAGCACCTGTACCTGAAGCACTGCCAGCTGAAGGACGCCGACCAGGCTGCAGAAGCTGTTGGAGACCATGCAGTGGAGCTGCCCCTGTGGCTACTGCAGCTCCAGAGGGGCGGTTCGGGGGTGGAGGGGTCTGGAAGCTCGCCTGGGGCCCCAGGCTTCCTGGGGGGTTCTGtgctctccttccttttttttatttttatttttcattttttattttgtgtgtgtgtgtgtgtgtgtgtgtgtttgtgtgtgtgtgttttttgtgtgtgtgtggttttctttttttgtgctctCCTTCCTCAGCTGCAAGCCTCAGCCCGGTTCCGACACCCATTTGTTCCCGTCTCCTGGGCATGTGACAGAGATTCCAGGAGCCCAGCCCTCGGGGAGCTCTTCTTTTCCTCAGCATGCCCCTCTGGACACTCAttggtttttttcttctggtctttGCTTCTGGGTAGAAGGaaattggggggatccctgggtggctcagaggtttag
- the LOC119877615 gene encoding uncharacterized protein LOC119877615 isoform X1, translating to MRLHPYLPWKSSQSSTSHHCSWLLLPKGGGSEGTGAGLVLPLSPPGLPDCTVAQPRQPASCACLPCPEDLSQELEVFDWFWALSEQSLFATQLGRICNQQGLKLACYHWAFSSEPEQPSSSCQQSYQVLMWSPFHQRNCVGGVGREPRSHLQEPLHSLEIRSCTWASPTCLRTFHTASLKKLDLSGDNLSYMVPGPLETLLEEVSGTPQHLYLKHCQLKDADQAAEAVGDHAVELPLWLLQLQRGGSGVEGSGSSPGAPGFLGGSVLSFLFFIFIFHFLFCVCVCVCVCLCVCVFCVCVVFFFCALLPQLQASARFRHPFVPVSWACDRDSRSPALGELFFSSACPSGHSLVFFFWSLLLGRRKLGGSLGGSEV from the exons ATGAGGCTTCACCCATACCTGCCTTGGAAGAGTTCACAGTCAAGTACTTCCCACCACTGCTCATGGCTGCTTTTGCCAAAAGGTGGCGGCTCTGAAGGCACTGGTGCAGGTCTggtccttcccctttctccacctggGCTCCCTGATTGTACAGTGGCCCAACCAAGACAGCCTGCAAGCTGCGCTTGCCTGCCCTGCCCAGAGGACTTGTCCCAG GAGCTGGAGGTGTTTGACTGGTTCTGGGCACTGTCTGAGCAGAGCCTGTTTGCCACCCAGCTGGGCAGGATCTGCAACCAGCAAGGCCTCAAGCTGGCCTGCTACCACTGGGCCTTCTCCTCTGAGCCTGAGCAGCCCTCCAG CTCCTGTCAGCAGTCCTACCAGGTACTAATGTGGTCTCCATTTCACCAGAGAAACTGTGTCGGGGGTGTTGGAAGAGAACCTAGGAG TCACCTGCAGGAGCCACTGCACTCCCTGGAGATCCGCTCCTGTACGTGGGCATCACCTACTTGTCTCAGAACTTTTCACACCGCCTCCCTGAAGAAGCTGGATCTGAGTGGTGACAACCTGTCGTACATGGTCCCTGGGCCCTTGGAGACTCTGCTGGAGGAGGTCTCGGGGACACCGCAGCACCTGTACCTGAAGCACTGCCAGCTGAAGGACGCCGACCAGGCTGCAGAAGCTGTTGGAGACCATGCAGTGGAGCTGCCCCTGTGGCTACTGCAGCTCCAGAGGGGCGGTTCGGGGGTGGAGGGGTCTGGAAGCTCGCCTGGGGCCCCAGGCTTCCTGGGGGGTTCTGtgctctccttccttttttttatttttatttttcattttttattttgtgtgtgtgtgtgtgtgtgtgtgtgtttgtgtgtgtgtgttttttgtgtgtgtgtggttttctttttttgtgctctCCTTCCTCAGCTGCAAGCCTCAGCCCGGTTCCGACACCCATTTGTTCCCGTCTCCTGGGCATGTGACAGAGATTCCAGGAGCCCAGCCCTCGGGGAGCTCTTCTTTTCCTCAGCATGCCCCTCTGGACACTCAttggtttttttcttctggtctttGCTTCTGGGTAGAAGGaaattggggggatccctgggtggctcagaggtttag